A genomic stretch from Patescibacteria group bacterium includes:
- the rplR gene encoding 50S ribosomal protein L18, which produces MDKNRKKNINRAVRRARIRSRVAGTKKRPRLSVFRSNRGMYVQLIDDEAGKTLASAHSKEAAKNKGGDSKKDVSFELGKLIAKKAADKKIKQVVFDRGGYKYHGRVKTLAEGAKEGGLKF; this is translated from the coding sequence ATGGATAAAAATAGGAAAAAAAATATAAACCGCGCTGTCAGGCGGGCCAGAATCAGATCCAGGGTAGCCGGCACAAAAAAAAGGCCTCGTTTGAGCGTTTTTAGATCAAATCGCGGGATGTATGTCCAGCTGATTGATGATGAAGCGGGGAAGACTTTGGCCAGCGCCCACAGCAAAGAAGCGGCAAAAAATAAAGGCGGCGATTCCAAAAAGGATGTTAGCTTTGAGTTGGGCAAATTAATTGCCAAAAAAGCGGCGGATAAAAAAATAAAACAAGTTGTTTTTGACCGCGGCGGTTATAAATATCATGGCCGGGTAAAAACTTTAGCCGAGGG
- the rplF gene encoding 50S ribosomal protein L6, with amino-acid sequence MSRLGKLPIELPAGTQAKIEKGFIIVKGPKGEIREKLNDLAKVEIGDREIKVSVKNPQEKREKSLWGLYRSLINNLVIGVNEGFEKKLEISGVGYRAAVSGNKLVLNLGFSHPIEYNLPEGVTASVEENVITLKGLEKKLVGETAAKIKKFRIPDPYKAKGIKYSGEVIRRKAGKTASKE; translated from the coding sequence ATGTCACGTTTAGGAAAATTGCCAATTGAATTGCCAGCCGGAACTCAAGCTAAAATTGAGAAAGGTTTTATTATTGTCAAAGGCCCCAAAGGGGAAATAAGGGAAAAGCTGAATGATTTAGCAAAGGTGGAAATAGGAGATAGAGAAATAAAAGTAAGCGTTAAAAATCCGCAAGAAAAAAGGGAAAAATCTTTGTGGGGGTTATACCGGAGTTTGATTAACAATCTGGTAATCGGCGTTAATGAGGGCTTTGAAAAAAAATTAGAAATAAGCGGCGTCGGTTATCGCGCGGCTGTAAGCGGGAACAAGTTGGTTCTTAACTTGGGTTTTTCCCATCCGATTGAATACAATCTTCCGGAAGGAGTAACGGCAAGCGTGGAAGAAAATGTTATTACCTTGAAGGGTTTGGAAAAGAAATTAGTGGGGGAGACCGCCGCAAAAATAAAAAAATTCAGAATTCCCGACCCCTACAAAGCCAAGGGCATTAAGTATAGCGGCGAGGTTATAAGGAGAAAAGCCGGAAAGACGGCATCTAAAGAATAA
- the rpsH gene encoding 30S ribosomal protein S8, translating to MFMVDSIADMITRIRNASAVRKSEVILPMSKMKLGVAKILEKEGWVGEVEMIRGGFPKNQKDSGCVFDQLRIVLKYKKSGRPAISCLKRVSKPSLRIYAKKDRLPKVLNNLGIAIISTPQGLMTNKEAKKKGVGGEVICEIY from the coding sequence ATTTTTATGGTAGATTCAATCGCCGACATGATAACAAGAATAAGAAACGCTTCAGCCGTAAGGAAGAGCGAGGTGATTTTGCCTATGAGCAAGATGAAGCTGGGAGTCGCTAAAATTTTAGAAAAAGAGGGCTGGGTGGGAGAAGTGGAAATGATAAGAGGGGGTTTTCCCAAAAATCAAAAAGACAGCGGCTGTGTTTTTGACCAATTAAGGATTGTTTTAAAGTATAAGAAGAGCGGCCGGCCGGCCATAAGCTGCCTAAAGCGGGTGAGCAAACCCAGTTTGCGGATTTATGCCAAAAAAGACCGGTTGCCGAAAGTTTTAAATAATTTGGGAATAGCTATAATTTCTACGCCGCAGGGCCTTATGACCAACAAAGAAGCCAAGAAAAAAGGCGTTGGCGGAGAAGTTATTTGCGAAATATATTAA